In one window of Mytilus galloprovincialis chromosome 6, xbMytGall1.hap1.1, whole genome shotgun sequence DNA:
- the LOC143079050 gene encoding high-affinity choline transporter 1-like produces MTINVVGLVVLLLFYIVILVVGIVAARRKKKSTSMTAMESSIVAGRDISTAVGIFTMTATTVGGGYINGTAESIATSGLVWTLAPFGIFIGLIVGGLVFAKKMRDQNYLTMLDPFQEVYGNTLVFMVYLASLCGDIFWTASILSALGTSLSVIVNIPLTVAIVTSSAVTIIYTMIGQMVSVAYTDIVQLIFITFGLVLSLPFILTNENVGDICQTSETWIGTFDISFAGQWWDLFVAMTLGTIPWQAYFQRVLSVRSGRQAQILSVVGACSAVILVIPSVIIGAVATNADWNKTSLGQSPIELNMGSMVLPLVLQNFTPNVVAVIGLGAISAAVMSSMDSSILGSSSMFTNNIYAHLFRTKASDSELLWIQRLAILFVGSLATVISIFVPIVYGLFILAADIVFVIVLPQLICAVYFKWTNSYGAIVGYLVGVTLRVGAGEPTISLPAFIYYPDYDGDSGQNFPFRTFAMVTSLLCIIIVSIVTTYIEKNVMTKTEYKLADANVSTASSKQLLQLQTMDIAS; encoded by the exons ATGACAATAAATGTTGTTGGACTAGTTGTGCTGTTGTTGTTTTACATTGTGATTCTAGTTGTTGGTATTGTGGCAGCTCGTCGTAAAAAGAAGTCCACCAGTATGACGGCAATGGAGTCGTCCATTGTGGCAGGAAGAGATATAAGTACAGCTGTTGGAATATTTACTATGACAG CAACAACAGTTGGAGGAGGTTACATAAATGGAACAGCAGAATCCATAGCAACCAGTGGTCTTGTATGGACCTTAGCACCATTTGGTATATTCATTGGACTTATTGTGG GTGGTTTGGTATTTGCCAAGAAAATGAGGGACCAAAATTACTTAACAATGTTGGACCCTTTCCAAGAGGTTTATGGTAATACTTTGGTGTTTATGGTCTACCTAGCATCACTATGTGGAGATATTTTCTGGACtgcatctattttatcagcattAG GTACAAGCTTGAGTGTGATTGTGAACATTCCTTTGACTGTTGCCATAGTAACATCATCAGCAGTAACTATTATTTACACTATGATTGGTCAAATGGTTTCTGTAGCATATACAGACATAGTGCAGttaatatttattacatttgGATTG GTTTTGAGTTTGCCATTCATACTGACCAATGAAAATGTTGGAGACATCTGCCAAACATCTGAAACTTGGATTGGCacttttgatatttcatttgCTGGTCAATGGTGGGATCTCTTTGTTGCCATG ACACTCGGAACAATTCCATGGCAGGCTTATTTCCAGAGAGTACTATCAGTGAGGTCAGGAAGACAGGCACAGATCTTGTCTGTGGTTGGGGCATGTAGTGCTGTTATTCTTGTGATTCCATCTGTGATTATAGGAGCTGTGGCGACAAATGCAG ATTGGAATAAGACCAGTCTTGGACAGTCCCCTATTGAACTGAACATGGGCAGTATGGTACTTCCCCTTGTATTACAGAACTTTACACCAAATGTTGTAGCAGTGATTG GCCTGGGAGCCATTTCAGCTGCAGTAATGTCATCAATGGATAGTTCCATCTTGGGATCAAGTTCTATGTTCACAAACAATATTTATGCTCATCTGTTTAGAACCAAG GCATCTGACAGTGAGTTGCTATGGATACAGAGGTTAGCCATTTTATTTGTTGGATCATTGGCAACAGTTATATCGATATTTGTTCCAATAGTGTATGGATTATTTATCTTAGCAGCTGACATTGTATTTGTGATTGTACTGCCCCAGTTGATATGTGCTGTATACTTTAAATGGACGAACAGTTATGGTGCTATCGTCGGATATCTAGTGGGCGTGACATTAAGAGTAGGAGCAGGAGAACCTACGATCAGCTTGCCAGCCTTTATTTATTATCCAGATTATGATGGGGATTCTGGTCAAAATTTTCCATTCCGAACATTTGCCATGGTAACTTCATTATTGTGCATTATCATTGTTTCCATAGTAACAACTTATATAGAGAAAAATGTGATGACTAAGACAGAGTATAAACTGGCAGACGCCAATGTATCAACGGCAAGTAGTAAACAGTTGTTACAATTACAGACCATGGACATTGCAAGTTGA